One segment of Nocardia farcinica DNA contains the following:
- a CDS encoding N-acetylmuramoyl-L-alanine amidase, with protein sequence MKPTVITAACALALAVVGTGPAVAEPVSPEMATKLAGRTVFLDPGHQGPNHSEDLSRQVDNGRGGTKDCQTTGMTTVNGVAEHTINWNVAQLVKASLESLGARVVLSRQDDSGWGGCVDERARAANESGAAVAVSIHADSAPASERGFHLIVPQLPVPDPEVDRVQSGPGLAVSKAVRDAYVQAGFPAATYAGVREGLQSRADVAGPALTAVPNVFVEMGNGANPEDAAVLESGDGQLKHAIAITTGVVSYLLNAPVDPGSGSADLPAGAAPARTEPSDPLPAAPENAAPENAPTSPSPTTPGFTAPTATAPAPGGAPAPAPGATAPAPGTATTPGGATAPGVAPSPAPGAAPTPAPGAAPTPGTTATPAPGARTTPAPAGTGTPATPTSSAAPAVTGPAGKALELLMPLARALGMDQEAVTAELINLAYTLAATLFPPTR encoded by the coding sequence ATGAAGCCGACCGTCATCACCGCCGCCTGCGCCCTCGCACTGGCCGTCGTGGGAACCGGGCCCGCGGTCGCCGAACCGGTGTCCCCGGAGATGGCCACCAAGCTGGCCGGCCGCACCGTCTTCCTGGACCCCGGGCACCAGGGACCGAACCACTCCGAAGACCTGTCCCGCCAAGTCGACAACGGCCGCGGCGGTACCAAGGACTGCCAGACCACCGGCATGACCACCGTCAACGGGGTCGCCGAACACACCATCAACTGGAACGTCGCCCAGCTGGTGAAGGCGTCGTTGGAGAGCCTCGGCGCGCGGGTCGTGCTGAGCCGGCAGGACGACAGCGGCTGGGGCGGCTGCGTGGACGAACGCGCCCGCGCCGCCAACGAGTCCGGCGCCGCCGTCGCGGTCAGCATCCACGCCGACAGCGCACCCGCGAGCGAGCGTGGCTTCCACCTGATCGTCCCGCAGTTGCCGGTCCCCGATCCCGAGGTCGATCGGGTGCAGTCCGGACCCGGACTGGCGGTGTCGAAGGCCGTGCGGGACGCCTACGTGCAGGCCGGTTTCCCGGCCGCCACCTACGCCGGCGTCCGGGAGGGCCTGCAGTCGCGCGCCGATGTCGCCGGGCCCGCGCTGACCGCGGTGCCGAACGTCTTCGTGGAGATGGGCAACGGCGCCAACCCCGAGGACGCCGCCGTACTCGAATCCGGCGACGGACAACTGAAACACGCCATCGCCATCACCACCGGCGTGGTGAGCTACCTGCTCAACGCCCCCGTCGACCCGGGCTCCGGCTCGGCCGACCTGCCCGCGGGCGCGGCCCCCGCCCGCACCGAGCCGAGCGACCCGCTGCCCGCCGCCCCGGAGAACGCCGCCCCGGAGAACGCGCCCACCTCGCCGTCGCCCACGACGCCAGGCTTCACCGCACCGACCGCCACCGCACCCGCACCGGGTGGGGCACCGGCACCCGCGCCCGGCGCGACCGCACCCGCTCCCGGCACGGCGACCACTCCGGGTGGCGCGACTGCTCCGGGCGTCGCGCCGTCACCTGCCCCCGGTGCCGCACCGACACCCGCGCCCGGCGCCGCCCCCACGCCGGGCACCACCGCCACACCCGCGCCGGGCGCGCGCACGACGCCCGCACCGGCCGGTACCGGCACACCCGCCACCCCGACCTCATCGGCCGCCCCCGCGGTCACCGGCCCGGCGGGCAAGGCACTGGAGCTGCTCATGCCCCTGGCCCGCGCGCTGGGCATGGACCAGGAGGCCGTCACCGCCGAACTGATCAACCTCGCCTACACCCTGGCCGCCACCCTGTTCCCGCCCACCAGGTAG
- a CDS encoding type I polyketide synthase: MSDIAVVGIGCRYAGGIDSPESFWDFLIDKRDGVVDIPPQRWDYRRFYDPDKRTPGRMYTKRAAFMTGDPWEFDPDFFGISPREAASMDPQQRLILEVAWEALDDAGIAGRVAGRPVGVYVGAFTLDQLAVSVAGDALPHVDMHTAVGASYTMLSNRIAYALNLVGPAVTVDTACSSSLVALHLACQALDNGDCEVAMAGGVTMLLQPEPFVSMCKGGFLAADGRSKPFDAAADGYGRGEGSGMVVLKKLADAERDGDRIYAVIKATGSNQDGRTTAITVPNADLQEALAKSVTERAGIAPHQVTYVEAHGTGTPVGDPLELRAIGRAYGQVPGRTRPLGVGSVKGQLGHTEAASGIASVIKSALAIAHRTIAPQGWLNEPNPEIPFDELGIRLQLEAEPVGPEVERMTIAVNGFGYGGTNAHAILQEYVAPPRPARPPRHHGVLPLSGRSEPAVRELARGFAEQIAAGGDPQRLAEAAWTRRQHHPYRTAVPFGDEADLVRGLVELAEGSARGATKVIPRRAAEPVFVFTGMGPQWWGMGRQLLTADGAFAAEARRIDAVFREIAGWSIVEELLRPEDDSRVTSTAIAQPANFLVQVSLVAALAELGIRPAAVVGHSVGEVSAAYVTGMLSLHDALLVSYHRARLQAGTAGSGGMLAVGLAPAAARDLIDGDTRVDIAAINSPGAVTLAGAVDRLDEIAESLTAQGVFAKRLHVEVPYHSYLMEPILDELRGALADLKLTDPVLPLYSTVTGQRVTAGDWDAEYWCGNVRNPVRFADAVSALVADGSRVFLEVGPHPVLGANIREILIGAGETGTTVATLHRKQDDHDSLRRTLAGLYTAGVLDIDALFADLPATPHADLPRYPWQRTKLRADLPAFEQRRHGTPGAYPMLGDPDLGDPRTTWTVQLSVGAMPWLADHVVGGTRILPGAAYLDAALSAAAVRTETTRVAVEEVRFVAPLVVEDGDAPVMELRVAESTGQFVLRSRGAAADAWTVNATGRLVDGVFAPTEVRLPDTAGMHEIAPEDFYGGLAERGLQYGPAFRRATAVRVRETTVLATLDATIAADSGHLAHPCVVDAALQSIAALLVGSGNSRDGAMVPVGVDSVRAFAALPEQVTVLARLDTVDEPRADIDLLGADGAVLMQIRGMRFGSIAPGRGALARMTDFFYENRWEMRDPVDRGALPPEDAVHTLVVDLAAEPSARARRIAGLVPRGELLTVGEPGRADLEDEFVARLHAAVAAADVDRVHVVVVAGSGYTDLDNLWTLRRLAVALEGFLEVRIDQLGIDMPMTGDGSIHATVVTEQAYAHPDGDTAPDPVHAAVAGARRVLLNEQPRLRWRLVDLDADTADPELAAELAVPGAFSYDHADEVFLRHGVRWVTVVTASLPERIEALDQAAPLTDPEANFALEIPKSRVLSRLAWRECGRRAPGPGEVEVRMRAVGLNYKDPLKILGVLTERDLAQTFFGGSPGMEGIGTVVRVGAGVDHVAVGDTVSLGCKDMIRRYNTADADLISRLDPDTEPGHCTNSTAFGTAEYALLELARVRAGETVLVHGAAGGVGSAAVQIAKLHGAVVIGTASTDERRAYVRTQGADHVLDSRSLNFAEDVHALTDGRGVDVVISTAPGDILRRNFVAVAEFGRIVEVGKADIYTGGMLDMRHFDKNVSYHSLDLDRMLARRRAETVALLRGVNAKLADGVYRPLPYELYGTADVAKAFEEVARSTRIGRVALTFEEPAPLVRPRIPEVEIDPAAQYLVTGGYGAFGLAVGRWLVRKGATRLALLGRAGASSEAARRQLAVWQEMGVAVTAARGDVTDPAAMTEILRELHTAEHPLRGIFHTAGVLDDKRITMMDRDSLAAVYRPKVDGTRALVDALATIGAELDMFVLFSSGSAIFGGVGQYSYTAANIALQAQADAVVRAGGTALAIGWGHMSGGGMAEHDDNMARYLRNTGFDSMPLDEGTEYMEKALELGLHHHADIIPIDWGKVAASGPHFAQTGRVAALIAAAAQDDSETARLAAALRELDEGKRGEVVAYMLAEQLATVMGVAAESIDLTVPVPELGLDSLMAVEFGALVTKTLGIDMSSLSMGRTFTLEQAGARIAEHLVGGSGDGGDAGAGAAGAAAPGPNGGTTDPDGAAVAPNGAADAAAPAEVRS; this comes from the coding sequence GTGTCTGACATCGCCGTTGTCGGTATCGGTTGCCGGTACGCGGGCGGTATCGATTCGCCGGAATCGTTCTGGGACTTCCTGATCGACAAACGCGACGGCGTGGTCGACATCCCACCGCAGCGCTGGGACTACCGGCGCTTCTACGACCCGGACAAGCGCACCCCGGGCCGCATGTACACCAAACGCGCCGCCTTCATGACCGGCGATCCGTGGGAATTCGACCCCGATTTCTTCGGTATCTCCCCGCGCGAAGCGGCCTCGATGGACCCGCAACAGCGCCTGATCCTCGAGGTGGCCTGGGAGGCGCTCGACGACGCGGGCATCGCGGGCCGGGTGGCGGGCAGGCCGGTCGGCGTCTACGTCGGTGCGTTCACCCTGGACCAGCTGGCGGTGTCGGTGGCCGGTGACGCGCTGCCGCACGTGGACATGCACACCGCCGTCGGCGCCTCCTACACCATGCTGTCCAACCGGATCGCCTACGCGCTCAACCTGGTCGGGCCCGCCGTCACCGTCGACACGGCGTGCTCGTCCTCGCTGGTCGCCCTGCACCTGGCCTGTCAGGCGCTGGACAACGGCGACTGCGAGGTGGCGATGGCGGGCGGCGTCACCATGCTGCTGCAACCCGAACCGTTCGTGTCCATGTGCAAGGGCGGCTTCCTGGCCGCCGACGGCCGCAGCAAGCCGTTCGACGCCGCCGCCGACGGCTACGGCCGCGGCGAGGGCTCGGGCATGGTCGTGCTCAAGAAACTCGCCGACGCCGAACGCGACGGCGACCGGATCTACGCGGTGATCAAGGCGACCGGGTCCAATCAGGACGGCCGCACCACCGCCATCACGGTGCCGAACGCCGATTTGCAGGAGGCACTGGCCAAGTCGGTCACCGAGCGGGCCGGTATCGCGCCGCACCAGGTGACCTACGTCGAGGCGCACGGCACCGGCACCCCCGTGGGTGACCCGCTGGAGCTGCGGGCCATCGGCCGCGCCTACGGGCAGGTGCCCGGCCGCACCCGGCCGCTCGGGGTCGGTTCGGTGAAGGGGCAGCTCGGGCACACCGAGGCCGCCTCGGGCATCGCGAGCGTGATCAAGTCGGCGCTGGCCATCGCGCACCGCACGATCGCGCCGCAGGGCTGGCTGAACGAGCCGAACCCGGAGATCCCCTTCGACGAACTGGGGATCCGGCTCCAGCTCGAGGCCGAACCGGTCGGCCCCGAGGTGGAGCGGATGACCATCGCGGTCAACGGTTTCGGCTACGGCGGCACCAACGCGCACGCCATCCTCCAGGAGTACGTGGCGCCGCCGCGTCCGGCGCGGCCACCCCGCCATCACGGCGTGCTGCCGCTGTCGGGCCGCAGCGAACCGGCCGTGCGGGAGCTGGCCCGCGGCTTCGCCGAACAGATCGCCGCGGGCGGCGATCCGCAGCGCCTCGCCGAAGCCGCCTGGACCCGCCGCCAGCACCACCCCTACCGCACCGCGGTGCCCTTCGGCGACGAGGCCGACCTGGTGCGCGGCCTGGTCGAGCTGGCCGAGGGCAGCGCGCGGGGGGCGACCAAGGTGATCCCGCGCCGCGCCGCCGAGCCGGTGTTCGTGTTCACCGGTATGGGCCCGCAGTGGTGGGGGATGGGCAGGCAGCTGCTGACGGCCGACGGCGCCTTCGCCGCCGAGGCCCGCCGCATCGACGCGGTCTTCCGCGAGATCGCCGGCTGGTCCATCGTCGAGGAGCTGCTGCGCCCCGAGGACGACTCGCGGGTCACCAGCACCGCCATCGCGCAACCGGCCAATTTCCTCGTGCAGGTGTCGCTGGTCGCCGCGCTCGCCGAACTCGGCATCCGCCCCGCCGCGGTGGTCGGGCACAGCGTCGGTGAGGTGTCGGCGGCGTATGTCACCGGCATGCTGTCGCTGCACGACGCGCTGCTGGTGAGCTACCACCGGGCGCGCTTGCAGGCAGGCACGGCCGGCTCGGGCGGCATGCTCGCGGTCGGTCTCGCACCCGCCGCGGCCCGCGACCTCATCGACGGCGACACGCGGGTCGATATCGCCGCGATCAACAGCCCCGGCGCGGTGACCCTCGCCGGGGCGGTGGACCGGCTCGACGAGATCGCCGAAAGCCTCACCGCCCAGGGCGTTTTCGCCAAGCGGTTGCACGTCGAGGTGCCCTACCACAGCTATCTGATGGAGCCGATCCTCGACGAGCTGCGGGGCGCGCTGGCCGACCTGAAGCTCACCGATCCGGTGCTGCCGCTGTATTCGACGGTGACCGGGCAGCGGGTCACCGCGGGTGACTGGGATGCCGAATACTGGTGCGGCAACGTGCGCAACCCGGTGCGCTTCGCCGACGCGGTGAGCGCCCTGGTGGCCGACGGCAGCCGGGTGTTCCTCGAGGTCGGCCCCCACCCGGTGCTCGGGGCCAACATCCGCGAGATCCTGATCGGCGCGGGCGAGACCGGCACCACCGTCGCCACCCTGCATCGCAAGCAGGACGATCACGACAGCCTCCGCCGCACGCTGGCCGGGCTGTACACCGCGGGCGTGCTCGACATCGACGCGCTCTTCGCCGACCTGCCCGCCACCCCGCACGCCGACCTGCCGCGTTACCCCTGGCAGCGCACGAAGCTGCGCGCGGACCTGCCCGCCTTCGAACAGCGCAGGCACGGCACACCCGGCGCCTACCCGATGCTCGGCGACCCGGATCTCGGTGATCCGCGCACCACCTGGACGGTGCAGCTGAGTGTGGGGGCGATGCCGTGGCTGGCCGACCACGTCGTCGGCGGCACCCGTATCCTGCCCGGCGCCGCCTACCTGGACGCGGCGTTGAGCGCGGCCGCGGTCCGCACCGAGACCACCCGGGTCGCGGTGGAGGAGGTGCGTTTCGTCGCGCCGCTGGTCGTCGAGGACGGCGACGCGCCCGTGATGGAGCTGCGGGTGGCCGAGTCGACCGGGCAGTTCGTCCTCCGTTCGCGCGGCGCGGCGGCCGACGCGTGGACGGTCAACGCCACCGGCAGGCTCGTCGACGGCGTGTTCGCGCCCACCGAGGTGCGCCTGCCCGACACCGCGGGCATGCACGAGATCGCGCCCGAGGACTTCTACGGCGGGCTGGCCGAGCGCGGTCTGCAGTACGGTCCGGCCTTCCGCCGGGCCACCGCCGTGCGGGTGCGCGAGACCACCGTGTTGGCCACCCTGGACGCGACGATCGCCGCCGACTCGGGGCATCTGGCGCACCCGTGCGTCGTGGACGCCGCGCTACAGAGCATCGCCGCCCTGCTGGTGGGCAGCGGCAACAGCCGGGACGGGGCGATGGTGCCGGTCGGTGTGGACTCGGTACGCGCCTTCGCGGCACTGCCCGAGCAGGTGACCGTGCTCGCGCGGCTCGACACCGTCGACGAGCCGCGCGCCGACATCGACCTGCTCGGCGCGGACGGGGCCGTGCTGATGCAGATCCGCGGCATGCGCTTCGGCTCCATCGCTCCCGGCCGTGGCGCACTGGCCAGGATGACCGACTTCTTCTACGAGAACCGGTGGGAGATGCGCGATCCGGTGGACCGCGGCGCGCTGCCGCCCGAGGACGCGGTGCACACGCTGGTGGTCGATCTGGCCGCCGAGCCGTCCGCGCGTGCCCGCCGCATCGCCGGGCTCGTCCCGCGCGGCGAACTGCTCACCGTCGGCGAGCCGGGCCGCGCGGATCTCGAGGACGAATTCGTCGCCCGGCTGCACGCCGCCGTCGCCGCGGCGGATGTGGACCGGGTGCACGTGGTGGTCGTCGCGGGCTCGGGCTACACCGACCTGGACAACCTGTGGACGCTGCGCAGGCTGGCCGTCGCGCTGGAGGGCTTCCTGGAGGTCCGCATCGACCAGCTCGGCATCGACATGCCGATGACCGGCGACGGCTCGATCCACGCCACGGTCGTCACCGAACAGGCCTACGCCCATCCCGACGGCGACACCGCTCCCGACCCGGTGCACGCCGCCGTCGCCGGTGCGCGCCGGGTACTGCTCAACGAACAGCCCCGGCTGCGTTGGCGACTGGTCGACCTCGACGCCGACACCGCCGACCCCGAACTGGCCGCGGAGCTGGCCGTGCCCGGCGCCTTCAGCTACGACCACGCCGACGAGGTGTTCCTGCGCCACGGCGTGCGGTGGGTCACCGTGGTGACCGCGAGCCTGCCCGAGCGGATCGAGGCCCTCGACCAGGCGGCGCCGCTCACCGATCCGGAGGCGAACTTCGCGCTGGAGATCCCCAAGTCGCGGGTGCTTTCCCGGCTGGCCTGGCGCGAATGCGGCCGCCGCGCACCGGGTCCGGGCGAGGTGGAGGTGCGGATGCGGGCCGTCGGCCTGAACTACAAGGATCCGCTGAAGATCCTCGGCGTGCTCACCGAACGCGATCTGGCGCAGACCTTCTTCGGCGGCTCGCCGGGCATGGAGGGCATCGGCACGGTCGTCCGGGTGGGCGCGGGCGTCGACCACGTCGCGGTGGGTGACACGGTCAGTCTGGGCTGCAAGGACATGATCCGCCGCTACAACACCGCCGACGCCGACCTGATCAGCCGGCTCGACCCGGACACCGAGCCGGGGCACTGCACCAACTCCACCGCCTTCGGCACCGCCGAATACGCGCTGCTGGAGCTGGCCCGGGTGCGGGCGGGCGAGACCGTGCTGGTGCACGGCGCGGCCGGTGGTGTGGGTTCGGCGGCGGTGCAGATCGCGAAACTGCACGGCGCCGTCGTGATCGGCACCGCGAGCACCGACGAGCGCCGCGCCTACGTGCGCACCCAGGGCGCCGACCACGTGCTGGACTCCCGGTCGCTGAACTTCGCCGAGGACGTGCACGCGCTGACCGACGGCCGGGGCGTGGACGTGGTGATCAGCACCGCCCCCGGTGACATCCTGCGGCGCAACTTCGTCGCCGTCGCGGAGTTCGGGCGCATCGTGGAGGTCGGGAAGGCCGACATCTACACCGGCGGCATGCTCGACATGCGCCACTTCGACAAGAACGTCTCCTACCACTCCCTCGATCTGGACCGGATGCTCGCCCGGCGGCGCGCCGAGACCGTGGCACTGCTGCGCGGTGTCAACGCCAAGCTCGCCGACGGCGTGTACCGGCCGCTGCCCTACGAGCTGTACGGCACCGCCGATGTGGCGAAGGCGTTCGAGGAGGTGGCCCGCTCGACGCGGATCGGCCGGGTGGCGCTGACCTTCGAGGAGCCGGCGCCGCTGGTGCGGCCGCGCATCCCGGAGGTCGAGATCGACCCGGCGGCACAATATCTGGTCACCGGCGGCTACGGCGCTTTCGGCCTGGCGGTCGGCCGGTGGCTGGTGCGCAAGGGCGCCACCCGGCTCGCCCTGCTCGGCCGTGCCGGCGCGAGCAGCGAGGCGGCGCGCAGGCAGCTGGCGGTCTGGCAGGAGATGGGCGTGGCGGTGACCGCCGCGCGCGGCGACGTCACCGATCCGGCGGCGATGACCGAGATCCTGCGTGAGCTGCACACCGCCGAGCATCCGCTGCGCGGCATCTTCCACACCGCGGGTGTGCTGGACGACAAGCGCATCACCATGATGGACCGCGACAGCCTGGCCGCGGTCTACCGGCCGAAGGTGGACGGCACCCGGGCGCTGGTCGATGCGCTCGCGACCATCGGTGCCGAGTTGGACATGTTCGTGCTGTTCTCCTCCGGCAGCGCCATTTTCGGCGGCGTCGGCCAGTACTCCTACACCGCCGCCAACATCGCGTTGCAGGCCCAGGCCGATGCCGTCGTGCGCGCCGGCGGCACCGCGCTGGCCATCGGCTGGGGCCACATGTCCGGCGGCGGCATGGCCGAGCACGACGACAACATGGCCCGCTACCTGCGCAACACCGGCTTCGACTCGATGCCGCTGGACGAGGGCACCGAGTACATGGAGAAGGCACTCGAACTCGGCCTGCACCACCACGCCGACATCATCCCGATCGACTGGGGCAAGGTCGCCGCGTCGGGCCCGCACTTCGCCCAGACCGGGCGGGTGGCGGCACTCATCGCCGCCGCCGCGCAGGACGATTCGGAGACCGCCCGGCTGGCGGCGGCGCTGCGGGAACTCGACGAGGGCAAGCGCGGCGAGGTGGTCGCCTACATGCTGGCCGAGCAGCTGGCCACCGTGATGGGCGTGGCCGCCGAATCCATCGACCTCACCGTGCCGGTGCCCGAACTCGGCCTCGACTCGCTGATGGCGGTCGAGTTCGGCGCGCTGGTGACCAAGACGCTCGGCATCGACATGTCCTCGTTGAGCATGGGCCGCACGTTCACCCTCGAGCAGGCCGGTGCCCGGATCGCCGAGCATCTGGTCGGCGGTTCGGGGGACGGCGGTGACGCCGGGGCCGGAGCGGCGGGGGCGGCAGCGCCAGGGCCGAACGGCGGGACAACCGATCCGGACGGCGCGGCGGTGGCGCCGAACGGTGCGGCGGACGCAGCGGCCCCCGCGGAGGTGCGGTCGTGA
- a CDS encoding SDR family oxidoreductase has protein sequence MTRTRILITGASSGLGAGMAREFARKGRDLALCARRLELLEELRSELTTAHPDITVAVRALDVDDHAAVPRVFAELRAELGGLDRVIVNAGIGKGARLGTGRADANLATATTNFVSALAQAEAALEIFRGQDGGHLVLVSSMSAVRGLPGKKAAYSASKAGLAALGEALATEFADSPIAVTTLLPGFIATDMAAKAGDAQLVAPLDKGVAAMVDAIERERRRACVPGWPWRLLDPVLPRLPDAVVRRLG, from the coding sequence ATGACGAGGACCAGGATCTTGATCACCGGCGCGAGCTCCGGGCTCGGCGCGGGCATGGCACGCGAGTTCGCGCGCAAGGGGCGCGATCTGGCGCTGTGCGCGCGGCGGCTGGAGCTGCTCGAGGAGTTGCGGAGCGAACTCACCACCGCCCACCCGGACATCACCGTCGCCGTGCGGGCGCTCGATGTGGACGACCACGCCGCCGTCCCGCGCGTCTTCGCCGAGCTGCGTGCCGAACTCGGCGGCCTGGACCGGGTGATCGTCAACGCCGGTATCGGCAAGGGCGCCCGGCTGGGCACCGGCCGCGCCGACGCCAATCTCGCCACCGCCACCACGAATTTCGTCAGCGCGCTGGCCCAGGCCGAGGCCGCGCTCGAGATCTTCCGCGGCCAGGACGGCGGACACCTGGTGCTGGTCTCCTCGATGAGCGCCGTGCGCGGGCTGCCCGGAAAGAAGGCCGCCTATTCGGCGAGCAAGGCCGGGCTCGCCGCGCTGGGCGAGGCGCTGGCCACCGAGTTCGCGGATTCGCCCATCGCGGTGACGACGCTGCTGCCCGGTTTCATCGCCACCGACATGGCGGCCAAGGCGGGGGACGCGCAGCTGGTCGCACCCCTGGACAAGGGCGTGGCGGCGATGGTGGACGCCATCGAGCGGGAACGCCGCCGCGCGTGCGTGCCCGGCTGGCCGTGGCGGTTGCTCGACCCGGTGCTGCCGCGCCTGCCCGACGCGGTGGTGCGGCGCCTCGGCTGA
- a CDS encoding CobW family GTP-binding protein, which yields MLNHLLRDDSGTRIGVVVNDFGAVNIDAMLVAGQVDAMVSLGNGCVCCAIDVSELDEMFERLTQPQALIDVIVVEASGLAEPGNLIRMVLGSENPRIRYGGLIEVVDAEQFPDSRARHPELAGHLRMADLVVLNKADRVEPGVLDRLRAEIAEHARGVPVYATAHGRIDPALLFDPPARERTPVAEQLSFDELWREHDHGDPGHRHLHDDYTSVSFTSDRDLHPRRLIGVLEDPPPGLFRAKGVLAFAGDHRKFTLHVVGRHIRLEPQSWRRDEARASSLVLIGAGLPADTALARLRDTVHAEPEPPDEQAMLGVWRYVPH from the coding sequence ATGCTCAACCACCTGCTGCGTGACGACAGCGGCACGCGGATCGGTGTGGTGGTCAACGACTTCGGCGCCGTCAACATCGACGCGATGCTGGTCGCCGGGCAGGTCGACGCGATGGTCTCGCTCGGCAACGGCTGTGTGTGCTGCGCGATCGACGTGAGCGAACTGGACGAGATGTTCGAGCGGCTGACCCAGCCGCAGGCCCTCATCGACGTCATCGTGGTGGAAGCCAGCGGCCTGGCCGAGCCGGGCAATCTGATCCGGATGGTGCTGGGCAGCGAGAACCCGCGCATCCGCTACGGCGGGCTGATCGAGGTGGTCGACGCCGAGCAGTTCCCGGACAGCCGGGCCCGCCACCCCGAGCTGGCCGGTCACCTGCGCATGGCCGATCTGGTGGTGCTCAACAAGGCCGATCGGGTCGAGCCCGGCGTGCTCGACCGGCTGCGAGCCGAGATCGCCGAGCACGCCCGCGGTGTCCCGGTGTACGCGACCGCGCACGGCCGCATCGATCCGGCCCTGCTGTTCGACCCGCCCGCGCGCGAGCGAACACCGGTGGCCGAGCAGCTCAGCTTCGACGAGTTGTGGCGCGAGCACGACCACGGCGACCCCGGGCACCGGCATCTGCACGACGACTACACGAGCGTGTCGTTCACCAGCGACCGAGATCTGCACCCGCGCAGGCTGATCGGCGTCCTGGAGGATCCGCCGCCCGGGCTGTTCCGCGCCAAGGGCGTGCTCGCGTTCGCCGGTGACCACCGCAAGTTCACCCTGCACGTGGTGGGCAGGCACATCCGCCTCGAACCGCAGTCCTGGCGGCGCGACGAGGCACGCGCGAGCTCCCTCGTGCTCATCGGCGCGGGCCTGCCCGCGGACACGGCGCTGGCCCGGTTGCGCGACACCGTGCACGCCGAGCCCGAGCCGCCGGACGAACAGGCCATGCTCGGCGTGTGGCGGTACGTGCCGCACTGA
- a CDS encoding aminotransferase class I/II-fold pyridoxal phosphate-dependent enzyme codes for MSESARELARKLLSAGGAAAGAPPTGGPGRPGSGVPAAAPARPATSPGRPGGTAARPRRGPGKQFADHPEVAATVAKQAAIDKLYGDSDMPNPLFLVRSGPNDATIRADDRDLINFSAYNYLGLANHPRVVRGAKEALDRYGASASASRIIAGEIPLYRELEARLAALYGVGDAMITTSGYLTNAGALGFLLREGDVAVCDALIHGSVVSGTQWSGCRRITFRHNDPDALRAVLRMSRAGFDRALVVLEGHYSMDGTVGRVDELAAVAREYDCAVMVDEAHSFGVFGDRGHGIREHYRMPADAVDIWMGTLSKALGSCGGFLAADADLIRAMKAAAPGIAMLTGGPAPAAVGAALAALDVLADEPERLTRLWANAKQFTALLTERGLDLGSSEGTPICPVIVPGEVRSGFVSSYLLQRGVYAGNISAPAVPAGQERLRFFLTSEHTDEQLVTAADLLAEAIGHARHLPDPTVQ; via the coding sequence GTGAGCGAGTCCGCCCGCGAGTTGGCGCGCAAGTTGTTGTCCGCCGGCGGCGCCGCCGCGGGAGCGCCCCCCACCGGCGGGCCGGGCAGGCCGGGGTCGGGCGTGCCCGCCGCGGCCCCCGCGCGCCCCGCCACCAGTCCGGGACGGCCGGGCGGCACGGCGGCCCGTCCCCGCCGCGGCCCCGGCAAGCAGTTCGCCGACCACCCCGAGGTGGCCGCGACGGTGGCCAAGCAGGCCGCGATCGACAAGCTCTACGGCGACAGCGACATGCCCAATCCGCTGTTCCTGGTGCGGTCGGGCCCCAACGACGCCACGATCCGTGCCGACGATCGCGACCTGATCAACTTCAGCGCCTACAACTACCTCGGCCTGGCCAACCATCCCCGGGTGGTGCGCGGCGCGAAGGAGGCGCTCGACCGCTACGGCGCGTCCGCCTCGGCCAGCCGCATCATCGCCGGGGAGATCCCGCTCTACCGTGAGCTGGAGGCCAGGCTGGCCGCACTCTACGGTGTCGGCGACGCCATGATCACCACCAGCGGCTACCTCACCAACGCGGGCGCGCTCGGCTTCCTGCTGCGCGAGGGCGACGTGGCGGTGTGCGATGCGCTGATCCACGGCAGCGTGGTCTCGGGGACGCAATGGTCGGGGTGCCGCCGGATCACCTTCCGGCACAACGATCCCGACGCGCTGCGCGCCGTCCTGCGGATGTCGCGCGCGGGCTTCGACCGCGCCCTGGTGGTGCTGGAGGGGCATTACAGCATGGACGGCACGGTCGGCCGGGTCGACGAACTGGCCGCCGTGGCACGGGAATACGACTGTGCCGTGATGGTCGACGAGGCGCACTCGTTCGGCGTGTTCGGCGACCGTGGCCACGGCATCCGCGAGCACTACCGGATGCCCGCCGACGCGGTGGACATCTGGATGGGCACGCTGTCGAAGGCGCTGGGCAGTTGCGGCGGGTTCCTGGCCGCCGACGCCGACCTCATCCGCGCGATGAAGGCCGCGGCACCGGGCATCGCGATGCTGACCGGCGGGCCCGCACCGGCCGCGGTCGGCGCCGCGCTGGCCGCGCTCGACGTGCTCGCGGACGAACCCGAGCGCCTGACCCGCCTGTGGGCCAACGCGAAACAGTTCACCGCGCTGCTCACCGAACGCGGCCTCGACCTGGGCAGCTCGGAGGGCACGCCGATCTGCCCGGTGATCGTGCCCGGTGAGGTGCGCTCCGGATTCGTCTCCTCCTACCTGCTGCAGCGCGGGGTGTACGCGGGCAACATCTCCGCGCCCGCGGTGCCCGCCGGTCAGGAGCGGCTGCGGTTCTTCCTCACCAGCGAACACACCGACGAGCAGCTGGTCACCGCGGCGGATCTGCTCGCCGAGGCCATCGGTCACGCGCGGCACCTGCCCGACCCGACCGTGCAGTAG